Proteins encoded together in one Thalassotalea crassostreae window:
- a CDS encoding FdhF/YdeP family oxidoreductase has product MENQQSFSSSFTDKPEKAGGLTSLTSTLKHIVQSQQPATNIKNLMKANKDKGFDCPGCAWGDQKEGLLQFCENGAKAIAWESTSKMVDAQFFAEHSVTKLLKQSDYWLEYQGRLTEPMQYNAESDHYQPISWDNAFALIAKHLTALSTPNEAEFYTSGRASNEVAYLYQLFGRLYGTNNFPDCSNMCHEASGVALKESIGIGKGTVVLEDFYQADAIFVFGQNPGTNHPRMMNALRKAARNNCKIVTFNNLKEVALERFASPQDPVELLTPSATTISHAYFTPKLGGDMAAVRGIVKAIIALNKGALDNNRASIFAEEFIEQHCQNLEQYLTVVEQTSWQKIEQQSGLSQEQLEQAANIYVQADSVICTWAMGITQHKHSVATIQEITNLQLLCGNIGKPGAGLCPVRGHSNVQGNRTMGINENAPLEFLNTLTDYLDIDIPKQPGHNVYHALNALLKKQSKVLVCLGGNIAQAAPDSEQTYQALRNTELNVQISTKLNRSHLMVGKNALILPCLGRTEIDRKTNGEQFITVEDTFSMVHASQGNVEPLTTLLKSEVDIVAHIAQHTLGSDKIDWLALASDYSRIRSMISDTIPGFDNFEEKLNDVGGFYLGNSARNLQWHNHSGKAQFSAAQLPTDILSDNVANNAERNGIDKQQIFTLQSMRSHDQYNTTIYGMNDRYRGVSGERKVLFINPKDAARLKLIDGDKVDITAIWDDNQTRCVHDFIIRCYDIPRSNLAAYYPETNPLVALDSVGDKSFTPTSKSIAVILSKVTDNRII; this is encoded by the coding sequence ATTGAAAACCAGCAAAGCTTTTCTAGCTCTTTTACAGATAAACCAGAAAAAGCTGGTGGCCTTACATCGCTTACTTCTACGTTAAAGCACATTGTACAATCGCAACAACCTGCAACTAACATCAAGAATTTAATGAAAGCCAATAAAGATAAAGGCTTCGATTGTCCTGGCTGCGCGTGGGGAGATCAGAAAGAAGGGTTATTACAGTTTTGTGAAAATGGCGCGAAAGCAATTGCTTGGGAATCGACAAGTAAAATGGTCGATGCACAGTTTTTTGCAGAGCATAGCGTCACCAAGCTGCTTAAGCAAAGTGATTACTGGTTAGAGTATCAAGGTCGATTAACCGAGCCGATGCAATACAACGCAGAATCTGATCACTATCAGCCTATTTCTTGGGACAATGCATTTGCATTAATCGCAAAGCACTTAACAGCATTATCAACGCCAAATGAAGCGGAATTTTACACGTCAGGTCGCGCCAGTAATGAAGTCGCCTATTTGTATCAATTATTTGGTCGACTGTATGGCACCAATAATTTTCCAGATTGTTCCAATATGTGCCATGAAGCCAGTGGTGTAGCATTAAAAGAATCAATAGGTATTGGCAAAGGCACTGTCGTACTCGAAGATTTTTACCAGGCTGATGCTATATTCGTATTTGGTCAAAACCCGGGCACAAACCATCCGAGAATGATGAACGCCTTAAGAAAGGCCGCTCGTAATAATTGTAAAATTGTCACCTTTAATAACCTTAAGGAAGTCGCGTTAGAGCGTTTTGCTAGTCCACAAGATCCGGTTGAATTGCTCACCCCAAGTGCGACGACAATTAGCCATGCATATTTCACTCCGAAACTTGGTGGTGATATGGCGGCGGTGCGCGGTATCGTAAAGGCGATAATTGCACTTAATAAAGGCGCTTTAGATAACAACCGAGCATCAATATTTGCTGAAGAATTTATTGAGCAACATTGTCAAAACTTAGAACAATACTTAACTGTGGTTGAACAAACAAGTTGGCAAAAAATCGAACAACAATCTGGGTTAAGCCAAGAACAATTAGAGCAAGCGGCAAATATTTATGTTCAAGCAGATAGTGTTATCTGTACTTGGGCAATGGGCATTACTCAGCACAAACATTCGGTCGCGACTATTCAAGAAATCACTAATTTGCAATTGCTTTGTGGCAACATTGGCAAACCAGGTGCAGGTCTTTGCCCAGTTAGAGGTCACTCTAACGTGCAAGGCAACCGCACTATGGGGATTAATGAAAACGCGCCGTTGGAGTTCCTAAACACCTTAACCGATTACCTAGATATCGATATCCCTAAACAGCCTGGTCATAACGTTTACCATGCGCTCAATGCGTTACTTAAAAAGCAATCAAAAGTGCTTGTTTGCCTCGGCGGTAATATTGCACAAGCTGCCCCTGACAGCGAACAAACTTATCAAGCGTTGCGTAATACCGAATTGAATGTGCAAATCAGTACTAAGTTAAACCGCTCCCATTTGATGGTCGGAAAAAACGCTCTTATTTTACCTTGCTTAGGTCGCACCGAAATTGACAGAAAAACTAATGGTGAGCAGTTCATTACCGTTGAAGATACGTTTTCAATGGTGCATGCATCACAGGGCAATGTTGAACCATTAACCACTTTACTAAAATCAGAGGTGGACATCGTTGCTCATATTGCTCAGCACACATTAGGCTCAGACAAAATCGATTGGCTTGCTTTAGCTAGCGACTATTCACGCATACGTTCAATGATAAGTGACACTATCCCTGGCTTTGATAATTTTGAAGAAAAATTAAATGACGTTGGTGGCTTCTATTTAGGCAATAGCGCTCGAAACCTGCAATGGCATAATCATTCAGGTAAAGCGCAGTTTAGCGCTGCACAATTACCAACTGATATTTTATCGGATAATGTAGCAAATAATGCCGAACGAAATGGCATTGATAAGCAACAGATATTCACCTTGCAATCGATGCGTTCTCACGACCAATACAACACCACGATTTATGGCATGAATGATCGTTATCGCGGTGTAAGTGGTGAGCGTAAAGTACTGTTTATTAACCCTAAAGATGCCGCTCGATTAAAGCTTATTGATGGTGACAAAGTAGATATCACCGCTATCTGGGATGATAACCAAACGCGCTGCGTGCATGACTTTATTATTCGTTGTTACGACATCCCTCGTTCAAACCTTGCCGCCTATTATCCAGAAACAAACCCATTAGTCGCGCTAGATAGCGTCGGCGATAAATCTTTTACTCCGACATCTAAATCAATTGCCGTGATATTGTCGAAAGTTACAGATAATCGCATAATTTAA
- the mtnN gene encoding 5'-methylthioadenosine/S-adenosylhomocysteine nucleosidase — translation MKAGIIGAMEPEVAILKAKLENFSEHQHAGYNFFTGQIDGNEIVLVQSGIGKVAATIATVLMIEKFAPDYIVNTGSAGGFEQSLKVGDIVISSELRHHDADVTAFGYEIGQLPGMPAGFTPHPMLVSAAQAGIDKLTGIKTLTGLITTGDTFMTKDDDIAKARANFPTMAAVEMEGAAIAQACHQMSVPFVVIRSMSDIAGKESPTSFEAYLETASVNSSELVLNMLNELKGSSLN, via the coding sequence ATGAAAGCAGGCATTATTGGCGCAATGGAGCCAGAAGTAGCAATTTTAAAAGCAAAATTAGAAAATTTTTCAGAACATCAACACGCTGGTTATAACTTTTTTACCGGCCAAATTGATGGTAACGAAATTGTTTTAGTACAATCTGGTATCGGTAAAGTGGCTGCAACCATTGCAACGGTATTGATGATTGAAAAATTTGCCCCTGATTACATTGTTAACACTGGCTCTGCCGGTGGTTTCGAACAATCATTGAAAGTTGGCGATATTGTTATTAGCTCTGAGTTACGCCATCACGATGCTGATGTCACTGCTTTTGGTTATGAAATCGGTCAGTTGCCAGGTATGCCAGCAGGTTTTACCCCTCATCCAATGCTTGTATCGGCGGCACAAGCTGGCATCGATAAGTTAACGGGGATTAAAACTTTAACCGGTTTAATTACAACGGGTGATACTTTTATGACTAAAGACGATGATATTGCTAAAGCCCGAGCTAATTTTCCAACGATGGCGGCGGTAGAAATGGAAGGTGCAGCAATAGCGCAAGCATGCCATCAAATGAGCGTTCCCTTTGTTGTTATTCGCTCAATGAGTGATATCGCCGGTAAAGAGTCACCAACTTCATTTGAAGCGTATTTAGAAACAGCGTCAGTAAACTCTTCAGAATTAGTACTTAACATGCTTAATGAACTAAAAGGTTCATCACTAAATTAA
- a CDS encoding rhodanese-like domain-containing protein, whose translation MRRFLLVISLIKVLSACSVSDKQIASAVQLPADIEQQQLLVMQQQKQDFLLLDVRSKEEFDQGHIPGAVNIEHDQLNENIATLMPYTDKPIVVYCRSGRRAGKAIDKLTELGFNQLHHLEGDMQGWQQAKQKISN comes from the coding sequence ATGAGACGGTTTTTGTTGGTCATCAGTTTAATCAAAGTATTATCAGCCTGTTCAGTTAGCGACAAACAAATTGCAAGCGCAGTTCAGTTGCCAGCGGATATCGAACAGCAACAATTGCTTGTTATGCAACAACAAAAACAAGACTTTTTATTGCTTGATGTGCGCAGTAAAGAAGAATTCGATCAGGGTCATATTCCTGGCGCGGTCAATATTGAGCACGACCAACTTAATGAAAATATAGCGACATTAATGCCTTATACCGACAAACCTATTGTTGTTTATTGTCGCTCCGGTCGCAGAGCAGGCAAGGCAATTGATAAACTAACGGAATTAGGGTTTAATCAATTACATCATCTTGAAGGTGATATGCAAGGTTGGCAACAAGCCAAGCAGAAAATTTCCAATTAA
- a CDS encoding trimeric intracellular cation channel family protein has product MSTFIYFADIFGVIVFALSGALLAGRFRLDPFGVMVLAAVTAVGGGTIRDIILGAPVFWTVQNEYVLVIFFTSLATIFFIRQPKLVPKRFMHIADAFGLALFAVLGTHKALSYDQTILTAIIMGTITGVGGGLIRDIICNRIPLILRQEIYATAAMLGGALYVAFDYIGFSEPLAGSLAMAGALILRLAGIYWKVSLPAFHFDDEIKD; this is encoded by the coding sequence ATCAGTACTTTTATCTATTTTGCCGATATCTTTGGTGTTATTGTGTTCGCGCTATCGGGTGCTTTGTTGGCCGGCCGATTTCGACTAGATCCGTTTGGCGTGATGGTTTTAGCAGCAGTAACCGCTGTCGGTGGTGGTACTATCAGGGACATTATTCTTGGCGCTCCGGTATTTTGGACAGTGCAAAATGAATATGTATTGGTTATCTTTTTTACTTCACTAGCAACCATCTTTTTTATTCGCCAGCCCAAATTAGTACCGAAACGATTTATGCACATTGCCGATGCGTTTGGTTTGGCATTGTTTGCCGTTTTAGGCACCCACAAAGCCCTCAGTTACGATCAAACCATTCTAACGGCAATTATCATGGGCACCATTACCGGTGTCGGTGGCGGCTTGATACGAGACATTATCTGTAATCGCATACCTTTGATTTTACGCCAAGAGATTTATGCAACCGCGGCTATGCTAGGCGGTGCATTATATGTCGCTTTTGACTATATTGGCTTTTCCGAACCACTTGCAGGTTCATTAGCAATGGCCGGCGCTTTGATACTGCGACTCGCGGGGATTTACTGGAAAGTCTCGCTGCCGGCGTTTCATTTTGATGATGAGATCAAAGACTAA
- a CDS encoding ribonuclease E inhibitor RraB, producing MTFPNDENGSVLREMEDAGIDLSKPLLVEFFQLFEQEDNAKAMAEYMQTEESGFTVNFHPDKTPNVWDVDCTVEMLPSYDNIVAMEEKFEKLARKFDGYNDGWGIQVD from the coding sequence ATGACATTTCCAAACGATGAAAATGGTTCAGTATTGAGAGAGATGGAAGATGCTGGCATAGATCTTAGTAAACCATTATTGGTTGAATTCTTTCAGCTGTTTGAGCAAGAAGATAATGCCAAAGCAATGGCTGAATATATGCAAACCGAGGAATCGGGCTTTACCGTTAATTTTCACCCAGATAAAACTCCGAACGTTTGGGACGTAGATTGCACAGTTGAAATGCTACCAAGCTATGACAACATTGTTGCCATGGAAGAGAAGTTTGAAAAGCTTGCGCGAAAATTTGATGGTTATAACGATGGCTGGGGTATTCAAGTCGACTAA
- a CDS encoding DUF4136 domain-containing protein: MKIKNIGLIIVAAIMLASCAKSADITQKQGYDFSNIQSYSLFPRESNFVDIQALTDVQRNGIELTIEKAMEEAGYEYKDWSESDMIISYFWVRRSLSSLHKYNKAVGACLACTKNEQSELNKDIKTNNLIIDVLESDRKRTVYRGVFPVDIEAENTSDENLQEIITAVDNILLTFPKRQN, translated from the coding sequence ATGAAAATAAAAAATATTGGACTCATTATTGTTGCCGCCATCATGCTTGCTTCTTGCGCAAAATCGGCTGACATCACCCAGAAGCAAGGCTACGATTTTTCCAACATTCAAAGTTATAGTTTGTTTCCTCGAGAATCTAATTTTGTTGATATTCAAGCGTTAACCGACGTGCAAAGAAATGGTATTGAATTAACCATTGAAAAAGCAATGGAAGAAGCCGGCTATGAGTATAAAGATTGGTCTGAAAGCGACATGATTATCAGTTACTTTTGGGTACGTCGCAGCCTATCGAGTTTGCACAAATACAACAAGGCTGTAGGCGCTTGTTTAGCGTGCACTAAAAACGAACAAAGTGAATTAAATAAAGATATCAAAACCAATAACTTAATTATCGATGTTTTAGAGAGCGATCGAAAGCGTACGGTTTATCGAGGTGTTTTTCCTGTGGATATTGAAGCAGAAAACACTAGTGATGAGAACCTACAAGAAATTATAACAGCGGTAGATAATATTTTACTGACATTTCCTAAAAGACAAAACTAA
- the tyrS gene encoding tyrosine--tRNA ligase: MSAIEQAFNEIKRGAEEILLEDELLEKLKKGKPLKIKAGFDPTAPDLHLGHTVLINKLRQFQQLGHEVIFLIGDFTGMIGDPTGKNVTRKPLTQEDVLANAETYKEQVFKILDPAKTRVEFNSTWMEKLGSAGMLKLASRQTVARMMERDDFKKRYKEGQAIAIHEFMYPLVQGWDSVALESDVELGGTDQKFNLLMGRELQKSEGQRPQTVLMMPLLEGLDGVQKMSKSLGNYIGITDSPTDMFGKIMSISDVLMWRYYDLLSFKPLEEIEAFKTKIEQGMNPRDVKIELAKEIIARFHDQASADAAHQEFINRFQKGAMPDEIDEKTVTTDGGEMGIANVLKEAGLVASTSEAMRMIKQGAVKIDGEKVSDNKLACVAGSVAVYQVGKRKFAKVTLA; this comes from the coding sequence ATGAGTGCTATCGAACAAGCGTTTAATGAAATAAAACGCGGCGCAGAAGAAATCTTATTAGAAGATGAACTTCTGGAAAAATTAAAAAAGGGCAAACCACTTAAAATTAAGGCGGGTTTTGATCCAACAGCACCTGATTTGCACCTTGGTCATACGGTACTTATTAATAAATTACGTCAGTTTCAACAATTAGGCCATGAAGTTATTTTCCTAATTGGTGATTTTACTGGCATGATTGGTGACCCAACAGGCAAAAACGTTACCCGTAAGCCATTAACTCAAGAAGACGTTCTAGCAAACGCCGAAACCTACAAAGAGCAAGTATTTAAGATTCTTGACCCTGCTAAGACTCGTGTTGAATTTAACTCTACTTGGATGGAGAAATTAGGTTCTGCTGGCATGTTAAAGTTGGCTTCACGTCAAACTGTGGCAAGAATGATGGAACGTGACGACTTCAAGAAGCGTTACAAAGAAGGTCAGGCAATCGCTATTCATGAATTTATGTACCCGTTAGTACAAGGTTGGGACTCAGTTGCTCTTGAGTCTGACGTTGAATTAGGCGGTACCGATCAAAAGTTCAATTTATTGATGGGGCGCGAATTACAAAAGTCTGAAGGCCAACGTCCTCAAACGGTATTAATGATGCCGCTTCTTGAAGGTCTTGATGGCGTTCAAAAGATGTCTAAGTCGTTAGGTAACTATATTGGTATTACTGACTCTCCAACAGATATGTTCGGTAAAATCATGTCAATTTCTGACGTGCTTATGTGGCGCTATTACGATTTATTAAGTTTTAAACCGCTTGAAGAAATTGAAGCGTTCAAAACAAAAATCGAACAAGGCATGAATCCTCGTGATGTAAAAATTGAATTAGCCAAAGAAATTATTGCAAGATTCCATGACCAAGCTTCAGCTGATGCTGCTCATCAAGAATTTATTAATCGATTCCAAAAGGGCGCTATGCCAGATGAAATTGATGAGAAAACGGTAACAACTGACGGCGGCGAAATGGGCATTGCTAATGTCTTAAAAGAAGCAGGTCTTGTTGCTAGTACTTCTGAAGCGATGCGCATGATCAAACAAGGTGCGGTTAAGATTGACGGTGAAAAGGTGAGTGATAATAAACTTGCCTGTGTTGCTGGTTCTGTTGCTGTATATCAAGTTGGTAAGCGAAAATTTGCAAAAGTCACATTGGCTTAA
- a CDS encoding peptidoglycan DD-metalloendopeptidase family protein: MIKLKNLFLELPRKHQLMIAGFSLILLILVLFPAEDTNNQGSTTNSNIKVGKTYKLEIPEETQEELIKVAAETQRKTEWQTATVKSGESLGKILKRFGQSASTTHAIDNSEHGKKLRLLKVGDEIKLATDDDGKLTQLKYQFTVTDTLAINRENDTYVSSIEQKDIETRVSYAQATITSNFWSAALDAGMSNTQIMNLANIFGWDIDFALDIREGDSFSVMYENQYIDGEFVGHGNILAAEFINQDDEFKAVRFKDGEYYAENGDSMRKSFLRAPVSFQYISSSFKPKRYHPILKRYKAHNGVDYRAPTGTPVKAAGKGRVIAATYNKYNGNYVFIQHANNIVTKYLHFSKRAVKKGQRVKQGQIIGYVGSTGLSQAPHLHYEFLLNGVHRNPRTVKLPDAEPINKKYKAEFTTLARKILKELEGSKLALQSATDVVTSESAE, translated from the coding sequence TTGATTAAATTAAAAAATTTATTCCTTGAGCTTCCTAGAAAGCACCAATTAATGATCGCAGGTTTTAGCCTGATTTTGTTGATCTTAGTCCTTTTTCCCGCAGAAGACACCAATAATCAAGGTTCAACAACAAATTCAAACATTAAAGTTGGTAAAACTTACAAGTTAGAAATTCCCGAAGAAACTCAAGAAGAGCTGATCAAGGTTGCAGCCGAAACGCAACGCAAAACTGAATGGCAAACTGCCACGGTAAAAAGCGGTGAATCTTTAGGTAAAATCTTAAAACGCTTTGGTCAATCGGCAAGTACAACCCATGCGATTGATAATTCCGAACACGGTAAAAAGCTGCGCCTGTTAAAAGTTGGCGATGAAATTAAATTGGCAACCGACGACGACGGTAAGCTAACTCAGTTGAAATACCAATTCACTGTAACAGATACCCTTGCGATAAACCGTGAGAATGATACCTATGTCAGCAGCATCGAGCAAAAAGACATTGAGACTCGTGTTAGCTACGCGCAAGCAACCATCACCAGTAACTTTTGGAGCGCAGCTTTAGATGCAGGGATGAGCAACACTCAAATTATGAACCTTGCTAACATCTTCGGTTGGGATATTGATTTTGCCTTAGATATTCGTGAAGGTGATAGTTTTTCAGTGATGTATGAAAACCAATATATAGACGGTGAATTTGTTGGTCATGGCAATATATTAGCCGCTGAATTTATCAATCAAGATGACGAATTTAAAGCAGTTCGATTTAAAGATGGTGAATATTACGCTGAAAACGGCGATAGTATGCGTAAATCATTTTTACGTGCGCCAGTAAGTTTCCAGTATATCAGTTCAAGCTTTAAACCTAAGCGTTATCATCCAATATTAAAACGCTATAAAGCTCATAATGGTGTTGATTATAGAGCGCCAACAGGTACACCAGTAAAAGCCGCCGGTAAAGGTCGAGTGATTGCTGCTACCTACAACAAATACAATGGCAACTATGTATTTATTCAACATGCCAACAATATCGTCACTAAGTATCTGCACTTCTCTAAACGCGCTGTTAAAAAAGGCCAACGAGTTAAGCAGGGACAAATTATCGGTTATGTCGGTTCAACCGGACTTTCACAAGCACCGCATTTACATTACGAGTTCTTGCTTAATGGTGTGCATCGCAACCCTCGTACGGTAAAACTGCCTGATGCAGAACCGATCAATAAGAAATACAAAGCCGAATTTACTACGTTAGCTCGTAAGATTTTAAAAGAGTTAGAGGGTTCTAAATTAGCGCTTCAATCAGCAACAGATGTTGTAACGAGCGAGAGTGCAGAATAA
- a CDS encoding anhydro-N-acetylmuramic acid kinase: protein MQNNLFIGLMSGTSADGVDLALVDFDHLPHKLVASFYLPYPDSLKQMITSLYVSGSEEIDRSGQLDKALAMFFANAISQFLTEQSLTKDDITAIGNHGQTIRHRPNGNYAFTLQIGCSQTLACLTGIRVIGKFRDKDIALGGQGAPLVPAYHQAIFSQHKRDVCVINIGGIANITYLPTDENNKVVGFDTGPGNALLDDWYRLNHPADNQGIDLNGDWAKTGTVNHTLLTELLSDDYFSKSFPKSTGREYFHMQWLQRHIENKAMTAEDVQATLLALTAHSIANTVQQLSKNSVIILCGGGANNSHLVQLISQLCDGHDIDFTDKYGVDNESLEALVFAWLAFAYVNKHPGNLPEVTGASKSCVLGLSFTP, encoded by the coding sequence GTGCAGAATAATCTATTTATAGGCTTAATGTCAGGAACAAGCGCCGATGGTGTCGACCTCGCGCTTGTTGATTTTGATCACCTGCCGCACAAACTAGTCGCCAGTTTTTATTTGCCCTACCCCGATTCATTGAAGCAAATGATCACCTCCTTGTATGTCAGTGGCAGCGAGGAAATAGACCGAAGCGGCCAACTCGATAAAGCGCTAGCAATGTTTTTTGCCAACGCCATTTCGCAATTTCTTACTGAGCAATCATTAACTAAAGATGATATTACCGCCATTGGTAATCACGGCCAAACCATTAGGCATCGTCCTAATGGAAATTACGCTTTCACGCTGCAAATTGGTTGCTCACAAACACTGGCCTGTTTAACTGGCATACGAGTAATTGGTAAGTTTAGAGATAAAGATATTGCCCTTGGTGGTCAAGGTGCACCGTTAGTACCGGCCTACCATCAGGCCATTTTTAGTCAACATAAACGAGATGTTTGTGTCATTAATATCGGTGGTATCGCCAACATCACTTATTTACCCACGGATGAAAATAATAAAGTAGTTGGTTTTGACACCGGCCCAGGAAATGCCCTCTTAGACGATTGGTATAGGCTAAACCACCCAGCGGACAACCAAGGTATCGATTTAAATGGTGATTGGGCTAAAACGGGCACGGTTAATCATACGCTTTTAACTGAGTTGCTCAGTGATGACTATTTTTCAAAATCATTTCCAAAAAGTACCGGTCGCGAATATTTTCATATGCAATGGTTACAACGACATATCGAAAATAAGGCAATGACAGCTGAGGATGTGCAAGCAACCTTATTGGCGTTAACTGCCCATAGCATTGCAAATACCGTCCAGCAACTCAGCAAAAATTCAGTCATAATATTGTGTGGCGGCGGCGCAAACAACTCACATTTGGTGCAACTCATTAGCCAACTATGTGACGGCCACGATATTGATTTTACCGATAAATACGGCGTCGATAATGAGAGCTTAGAAGCTCTTGTGTTTGCCTGGTTAGCCTTTGCATATGTCAACAAACACCCTGGTAACTTACCAGAAGTTACCGGTGCATCTAAATCATGTGTTTTAGGCCTTAGTTTTACGCCCTAA
- the dmpG gene encoding 4-hydroxy-2-oxovalerate aldolase encodes MDLNGKKIILHDMCLRDGMHAKRHQISLDEMVSLSTALDDAGVPLIEVTHGDGLGGASLNYGFPAHSDEEYLSAVVPLMKNAKISALLLPGIGTVDHLRMAHEHGVSTIRVAAQCTEADVTEQHIALSRNLGLDTVGFLMMAHMLEPKQLLEQAKLMESYGANCIYCTDSSGYMLQDDVYQRISVLREGLKPETEIGFHGHHNLALGVSNSLSAVEAGANRIDGSAAGLGAGAGNTPLEVFNAVATRMGAHTGVDVFKLMAAAEEIVVPMMEQPIRVDRDSLVLGYAGVYSSFLLHAKRAGVKYGVPSEQILMELGRMKTVGGQEDMIEDVAINLSKLK; translated from the coding sequence ATGGATCTTAATGGCAAAAAAATTATTTTACATGATATGTGTTTGCGCGATGGTATGCATGCTAAACGACATCAAATTAGTTTAGATGAAATGGTATCTTTATCGACAGCGTTAGATGATGCAGGCGTGCCTCTAATTGAAGTTACCCATGGTGACGGGCTAGGTGGTGCTTCACTAAACTATGGTTTTCCTGCACATAGTGACGAAGAGTATTTATCTGCCGTCGTACCATTAATGAAGAATGCTAAGATCTCAGCACTATTGTTGCCGGGTATTGGTACCGTTGATCATCTTCGTATGGCTCATGAACATGGTGTTAGTACTATTCGTGTCGCGGCTCAATGTACTGAAGCTGATGTAACCGAGCAGCATATCGCATTATCTCGAAATTTAGGTTTAGATACTGTTGGCTTTTTAATGATGGCTCACATGTTAGAACCGAAACAGTTACTAGAGCAGGCCAAGTTAATGGAGAGTTATGGTGCTAATTGTATCTATTGCACTGACTCTTCAGGCTATATGTTGCAAGACGACGTTTACCAACGAATTAGTGTATTAAGAGAGGGGTTAAAGCCGGAAACTGAGATTGGTTTTCATGGCCACCACAATCTTGCTTTAGGGGTTTCAAATTCGTTATCAGCGGTTGAAGCTGGAGCGAATCGAATCGATGGTTCTGCTGCTGGCCTTGGCGCTGGCGCTGGCAATACACCCTTGGAAGTATTTAATGCGGTAGCAACTCGAATGGGCGCACATACCGGTGTCGATGTTTTCAAATTAATGGCTGCGGCTGAAGAAATTGTGGTTCCTATGATGGAGCAACCAATTCGTGTAGATCGTGATTCATTGGTGCTAGGTTATGCAGGCGTATATTCATCGTTCTTATTACACGCTAAACGAGCTGGCGTAAAATATGGTGTACCATCGGAGCAAATATTGATGGAACTTGGCCGCATGAAAACGGTTGGTGGACAAGAAGATATGATTGAAGACGTGGCGATCAATTTAAGTAAGCTTAAGTGA
- a CDS encoding acetaldehyde dehydrogenase (acetylating), with the protein MNNKVNVALIGSGNIGTDLMIKALRSEMINPLWMVGIDADSDGLKKAQAAGLKTTHEGVDGLLEHIEADNIQIAFDATSAYVHGENNAKLQAKGVKVIDLTPAAIGPYCVPPVNLAEHVDANANNVNMVTCGGQATIPIVHAISKVQEVDYGEIVATIASKSAGPGTRKNIDEFTRTTAGAIEKVGGAKRGKAIIVMNPAEPPLLMRDTVHCLTVDTPDQKAITESVLAMIAEVQKYVPGYQLKNGPVFDGNRVSVFLEVKGLGDYLPTYAGNLDIMTAAALKTGEMIATHLRQKGE; encoded by the coding sequence ATAAACAATAAAGTGAACGTCGCTTTAATTGGTTCGGGTAACATAGGTACCGATCTAATGATTAAGGCATTGCGCAGCGAAATGATTAATCCTCTATGGATGGTCGGTATTGATGCTGACTCTGATGGATTGAAGAAAGCGCAAGCGGCTGGATTAAAGACCACCCATGAAGGTGTTGATGGTCTATTGGAGCACATTGAAGCGGACAACATTCAAATTGCCTTTGATGCTACTAGTGCTTATGTACACGGCGAAAATAATGCAAAACTGCAAGCAAAAGGGGTCAAGGTAATAGATTTAACTCCGGCGGCAATCGGGCCTTATTGTGTTCCCCCTGTTAATTTGGCTGAACACGTAGACGCCAACGCTAATAATGTAAATATGGTGACTTGTGGCGGTCAGGCAACGATCCCTATCGTTCATGCTATTTCAAAAGTGCAAGAGGTCGATTATGGTGAAATAGTCGCGACTATAGCGTCAAAATCAGCAGGTCCAGGTACTCGCAAAAATATTGATGAATTTACTCGCACCACAGCCGGCGCCATTGAAAAAGTCGGTGGTGCAAAACGAGGCAAGGCGATTATCGTGATGAACCCAGCGGAGCCGCCATTATTAATGCGTGATACCGTGCATTGTTTAACGGTCGATACGCCAGATCAAAAAGCCATTACCGAGTCAGTATTAGCAATGATCGCCGAAGTGCAAAAATATGTACCAGGCTATCAGTTAAAAAATGGTCCTGTATTTGATGGTAATAGAGTGTCGGTATTTTTAGAAGTTAAAGGCTTAGGTGACTACTTACCAACCTATGCCGGTAACCTTGACATAATGACAGCTGCAGCGCTTAAAACGGGTGAAATGATTGCTACTCACCTTCGCCAAAAAGGGGAATAA